The following proteins are co-located in the Candidatus Paracaedibacter acanthamoebae genome:
- a CDS encoding metal-dependent hydrolase has product MDLITQGILGGAIGQAGFQNNLGKKAVLWGALIGMVPDLDVLVKISSNPLSEQLYHRGFTHSLFFAPLAAPFLAGLLCRFYDKKVKAPNYWTWFWLAFWVLITHPLLDLFTTYGTQLLNPISNYRFSLSGIAIIDPLYSIPLLTGVLVGLWTKTQAFRSYLTSLLLLLTTTYLFYGVSCNQKALALARQSIGQQGSIMINSYPTLLQIHVRRLVAHVGDQVWIAYTTTYPGSNYPIRWEKYDKAPAKTCQSFLATTEAQIYDWFSDGDYIMTQTHNILKMQDLRFGFIGSSQLGIWGLYAKINPDGSLQNPPQKFRTPTNFGNGKDDISTSLLQQLFQASLGYESQLLGIYHL; this is encoded by the coding sequence ATGGACCTCATTACCCAAGGAATTTTAGGCGGCGCCATTGGCCAAGCTGGCTTTCAAAACAACCTCGGTAAAAAAGCTGTTTTATGGGGTGCCTTAATTGGCATGGTTCCGGATCTTGATGTTTTAGTTAAGATTTCAAGCAATCCTCTGTCAGAACAATTGTACCACCGAGGCTTTACCCATTCTCTATTTTTTGCCCCTTTGGCAGCCCCTTTCTTAGCCGGGCTGTTATGCCGATTTTATGATAAAAAGGTAAAGGCACCCAACTATTGGACATGGTTCTGGCTCGCCTTTTGGGTACTGATTACCCATCCTCTGCTGGACCTTTTTACAACGTATGGGACTCAACTCTTGAACCCTATTAGTAATTACAGATTTAGTCTGTCAGGTATTGCTATCATTGACCCTCTTTATTCTATCCCCTTATTAACAGGGGTCTTAGTAGGCTTGTGGACCAAAACGCAAGCTTTTCGAAGCTATTTAACGTCTCTTTTACTGCTGCTGACAACAACCTATTTATTCTATGGTGTTAGTTGCAATCAAAAAGCACTAGCTCTGGCGCGTCAAAGTATCGGCCAGCAAGGATCGATTATGATCAATAGCTATCCCACTTTATTACAAATTCATGTTCGCCGATTAGTAGCCCATGTCGGGGACCAAGTTTGGATAGCCTATACAACAACCTATCCTGGCTCCAATTATCCCATTCGCTGGGAAAAATATGATAAAGCGCCGGCTAAAACTTGCCAATCTTTTCTTGCCACCACTGAGGCCCAGATCTACGATTGGTTTAGTGATGGGGATTACATCATGACTCAAACCCACAATATTCTGAAAATGCAAGATTTACGATTTGGATTTATTGGTTCCTCTCAGCTGGGCATTTGGGGGCTCTACGCAAAAATCAATCCAGACGGCTCACTGCAAAACCCCCCGCAGAAATTTCGTACACCAACAAATTTTGGTAACGGCAAGGATGATATTTCAACATCCCTACTTCAACAGTTGTTCCAAGCCTCGCTGGGGTATGAAAGTCAACTTTTAGGAATCTATCACCTCTAA
- a CDS encoding GDP-mannose 4,6-dehydratase: MSKSPVFLTGCAGFIGMHTTKRLLDQGETVIGVDNINPYYSVDLKRDRLKQLEHPNFHFHEVDISDRQAMEKIWTTYEPKRAINLAAQAGVRYSIENPFAYISSNITGFLVMLELCRHQKDFANLVYASTSSIYGSSTNMPFVEDQMTAVPISLYAATKSGNELMAQSYNYLYGMPATGLRFFTVYGPWGRPDMAAFKFTKAILAGEPLDLYNAGKMKRDFTYVEDIVSGVVAAVNRKPTNKIGERHPIYNLGNNRCEDLPRIITLIEETLGKKALINNMPMQLGDVKETYANIDKAKAELGYSPQTTIDTGVPNFVRWYMDYHK; encoded by the coding sequence ATGTCAAAGTCCCCGGTTTTCTTAACTGGCTGTGCCGGCTTTATTGGTATGCACACAACCAAACGTCTCCTTGACCAAGGGGAAACAGTCATCGGTGTCGACAATATTAATCCATACTATTCTGTTGATTTAAAACGCGATCGTCTGAAGCAATTAGAGCATCCAAATTTTCATTTTCACGAGGTCGATATTAGTGACCGCCAAGCTATGGAAAAAATTTGGACGACTTATGAGCCTAAAAGGGCTATCAATTTAGCAGCCCAAGCAGGGGTCCGTTATTCCATCGAAAATCCATTCGCCTATATTTCAAGCAACATCACGGGATTTTTGGTTATGCTTGAACTATGTCGTCACCAAAAAGATTTTGCAAATCTGGTCTATGCAAGTACCTCTTCCATTTATGGATCCAGTACCAATATGCCTTTCGTTGAAGATCAAATGACGGCGGTTCCTATCTCCCTTTACGCGGCAACCAAAAGTGGCAATGAATTAATGGCTCAATCATACAATTATCTGTATGGAATGCCAGCAACAGGTCTTCGATTTTTTACCGTTTATGGCCCATGGGGACGTCCCGATATGGCAGCCTTTAAATTTACGAAGGCCATTCTCGCCGGCGAGCCCTTAGATCTTTATAATGCTGGAAAAATGAAGCGTGATTTTACCTATGTTGAGGATATTGTCTCTGGGGTTGTCGCCGCCGTGAACAGAAAACCGACGAATAAGATTGGTGAGAGGCATCCTATTTACAACCTTGGCAACAACCGTTGTGAAGATTTACCACGAATCATTACACTGATTGAAGAAACACTTGGGAAAAAGGCACTCATTAATAATATGCCAATGCAACTAGGGGACGTTAAAGAAACCTATGCTAATATTGATAAGGCTAAGGCTGAGCTTGGCTATTCCCCCCAAACAACCATTGATACAGGCGTTCCAAACTTTGTTCGATGGTATATGGACTATCATAAATAA